A section of the Pan paniscus chromosome 11, NHGRI_mPanPan1-v2.0_pri, whole genome shotgun sequence genome encodes:
- the LOC117977863 gene encoding polycomb protein SUZ12-like, whose translation MAPQKHGGGGGGGSGPSAGSGEGGFGGSAAVAAATASGGKSGGGGCGGGGSYSASSSSSAAAAAGAAVLPVKKPKMEHVQADHELFLQAFEKPTQIYRFLRTRNLIAPIFLHRTLTYMSHRNSRTNIKRKTFKVDDMLSKVEKMKGEQESHSLSAHLQLTFTGFFHKNDKPSQNSENEQNSVTLEVLLVKVCHKKRKDVSCPIRQVPTGKKQVPLNPDLNQTKPGNFPSLAVPSNEFEPSNSHMVKSYSLLFRVTRPGRREFNGMINGETNENIDVNEELPARRKRNREDGEKTFVAQMTVFDKNRRLQLLDGEYEVAMQEMEECPISKKRATWETILDGKRLPPFETFSQGPTLQFTLRWTGETNDKSTAPIAKPLATRNSESLHQENKPGSVKPTQTIAVKESLTTDLQTRKEKDTPNENRQKLRIFYQFLYNNNTRQQTEARDDLHCPWCTLNCRKLYSLLKHLKLCHSRFIFNYVYHPKGARIDVSINECYDGSYAGNPQDIHRQPGFAFSRNGPVKRTPITHILVCRPKRTKASMSEFLESEDGEVEQQRTYSSGHNRLYFHSDTCLPLRPQEMEVDSEDEKDPEWLREKNITQFEEFSDVNEGEKEVMKLWNLHVMKHGFIADNQMNHACMLFVENYGQKIIKKNLCQNFMLHLVSMHDFNLISIMSIDKAVTKLREMQQKLEKGESASPANEEITEEQNGTANGFSEINSKEKALETDSVSGVSKQSKKQKL comes from the coding sequence ATGGCGCCTCAGAAGCACGGCGGTGGGGGAGGGGGCGGCTCGGGGCCCAGCGCGGGGTCCGGGGAAGGCGGCTTCGGGGGttcggcggcggtggcggcggcgacGGCTTCGGGCGGCAAATCCGGCGGCGGGGGCTGTGGAGGGGGTGGCAGTTACtcggcctcctcctcctcctccgcggcggcagcggcgggggCTGCGGTGTTACCGGTGAAGAAGCCGAAAATGGAGCACGTCCAGGCTGACCACGAGCTTTTCCTCCAGGCCTTTGAGAAGCCAACACAGATCTATAGATTTCTTCGAACTCGGAATCTCATAGCACCAATATTTTTGCACAGAACTCTTACTTACATGTCTCATCGAAACTCCAGAACAAAcatcaaaaggaaaacatttaaagttGATGATATGTTatcaaaagtagagaaaatgaaaGGAGAGCAAGAATCTCATAGCTTGTCAGCTCATTTGCAGCTTACGTTTACTGGTTTCTTCCACAAAAATGATAAGCCATCACAAAactcagaaaatgaacaaaattctgTTACCCTGGAAGTCCTGCTTGTGAAAGtttgccacaaaaaaagaaaggatgtaAGTTGTCCAATAAGGCAAGTTCCCACAGGTAAAAAGCAGGTGCCTTTGAATCCTGACCTCAATCAAACAAAACCCGGAAATTTCCCGTCCCTTGCAGTTCCCAGTAATGAATTTGAACCTAGTAACAGCCATATGGTGAAGTCTTACTCGTTGCTATTTAGAGTGACTCGTCCAGGAAGAAGAGAGTTTAATGGAATGATTAATGGAGAAACCAATGAAAATATTGATGTCAATGAAGAGCTTCCAGCCAGAAGAAAACGAAATCGTGAGGATGGGGAAAAGACATTTGTTGCACAAATGACAGTATTTGATAAAAACAGGCGCTTACAGCTTTTAGATGGGGAATATGAAGTAGCCATGCAGGAAATGGAAGAATGTCCAATAAGCAAGAAAAGAGCAACATGGGAGACTATTCTTGATGGGAAGAGGCTGCCTCCATTCGAAACATTTTCTCAGGGACCTACGTTGCAGTTCACTCTTCGTTGGACAGGAGAGACCAATGATAAATCTACGGCTCCTATTGCCAAACCTCTTGCCACTAGAAATTCAGAGAGTCTCCATCAGGAAAACAAGCCTGGTTCAGTTAAACCTACTCAAACTATTGCTGTTAAAGAATCATTGACTACAGATctacaaacaagaaaagaaaaggatactCCAAATGAAAACcgacaaaaattaagaatattttatcaGTTTCTCTATAACAACAATACAAGGCAACAAACTGAAGCAAGAGATGACCTGCATTGCCCTTGGTGTACTCTGAACTGCCGCAAACTTTATAGTTTACTCAAGCATCTTAAACTCTGCCATAGCAGATTTATCTTCAACTATGTTTATCATCCAAAAGGTGCTAGGATAGATGTTTCTATCAATGAGTGTTATGATGGCTCCTATGCAGGAAATCCTCAGGATATTCATCGCCAACCTGGATTTGCTTTTAGTCGCAACGGACCAGTTAAGAGAACACCTATCACACATATTCTTGTGTGCAGGCCAAAACGAACAAAAGCAAGCATGTCTGAATTTCTTGAATCTGAAGATGGGGAAGTAGAACAGCAAAGAACATATAGTAGTGGCCACAATCGTCTGTATTTCCATAGTGATACCTGCTTACCTCTCCGTCCACAAGAAATGGAAGTAGATAGTGAAGATGAAAAGGATCCTGAATGgctaagagaaaaaaacattacACAATTTGAAGAGTTTTCTGATGTtaatgaaggagagaaagaagtgaTGAAACTCTGGAATCTCCATGTCATGAAGCATGGGTTTATTGCTGACAATCAAATGAATCATGCCTGTATGCTGTTTGTAGAAAATTATGGacagaaaataattaagaagaatTTATGTCAAAACTTCATGCTTCATCTAGTCAGCATGCATGACTTTAATCTTATTAGCATAATGTCAATAGATAAAGCTGTTACCAAGCTCCGTGAAATGCAGCAAAAATTAGAAAAGGGGGAATCTGCTTCCCCTGCAAATGAAGAAATAACTGAAGAACAAAATGGGACAGCAAATGGATTTAGTGAAATTAACTCAAAAGAGAAAGCTTTGGAAACAGATAGTGTCTCAGGGGTTTCAAAacagagcaaaaaacaaaaactctga